The Nitrospirota bacterium genome contains the following window.
GATCTACCGGATGTCCCCGTCAGGCGGGGCCTATCAATATGATTCTTTTGGATGGAGCCCCGACACGGATGATCAGAAATGGCGGTGGGAAATGCATATCCAGGCTATAAACGGCCTGAATATAAATGATTATATACTCGGGTCCACCAACCCTTTTGACACCACGGACGCTGCCTTCAATGCAGCATCTGGAAGTTTTCTTGACGTTCATATGGATGAGGGAGGATCGTTGAGGTTTTGGATCTGGGACGACAACTCTATTGACAATACCGGGTCGCTTTCTGTAAAAGTTACGGCCATTCCAGAACCAGCAACAATACTGCTCCTCAGCCTCGGTCTGGCAACTATTGCGGGAATCAGAAAATACTCCTAAAATCCCTTATAAATCTCCAATCCCCCATAGGCTCCACTCCCGAAGGTTGAATCTCGCTTTAACCCGCTGCGTACAGCAACAGAAGTCCTCCAGGATATTTGAAACAGCTCCAGAATCAAACCGCCCCCCTCCTGATGAAAATCTGAATTTCGACCATAGAACTGCTCCACCCCGGCATTTAATGTATACATTTTATTGAAGTCCAGATTAGTTATCTGCTGTTTAATCCGCAGCCTTTCATAAACAAAATTGCTTGTGCCGCTGAAACTCGCACTGGCGTTCAAACTCGTTCTGCTGGAAAACCACGTGTCATATTCCCCCTGAAGTGTTCCAGCCACGCTGCTGCCTCTGACACTGGCACTTTGGTCATCAGGGTTTAGCGTAGTATTCCTAAACTCTACACCCCCGAAAAATCCTATCATTGATTGACCCCATAATAGTTTGATTCCTGCAGCCGGTGATATGCCCGGCGAGTTCGCTTTAATCAGCCTGTCGCCTGAGTAATACTTATAAGTCAGGAAACTGGGAACTATCCTACCGGAGAAAGAAATCGTTTTATTAATACTTTGGGTCATGTCCATTCCCATGTACGAAAACCCCTGTCCGCGACCATCAATTTCACCGCCGGCAAATGTCGAAAATCCCGCAGCAAAAACAAAAGGACAACAGAAACAAGTTGCTAAAATAGAACCACATAGAATGCCCCTGAGGACGGCCCTGATTTGCCTGACAATAAAAGTGGTTTCACGCCTCATTTCAAATCCTTTTTAGATCACTTTCACGCCCATTTGTCAGCCCACGGGGCTTATGAGGGTTCATTAGTAAAGGGGACCCAGTTCTTTTTAAAAGAGAATACACTATGCTGCGAAGATTCGATGCGCCAATCGCATTCCTTGTTGACATTAAACCACACAAGCGCCTTAGTTCGGCAGAATCTGTCCTTTAAAGTCTCAAAAGCCTCCTTGATCCACACGCTTTTATCCCCGTCTTCTTCCGCACATCCCATTTCGGCAATCATGAACGACTTATCAGGGGCCAGTTGAATCAGCCGGTTATACCCATTCTGAAAAATCTCCCGGAAACTCTGCCAGCTTGACCATTCCCGACTCGTCCCCCAATTATAACCATCCAAACCCACCCAATCGACTTCCTCGCCTCCCGGAAAATATTGCCCGATTTCATTACCGGCTTCTTCAGGCACTGAGTGAGCATATGGAGACCACACCCAGATTAATCTGTCATTCTGGGCCTCTCTGAAAATAGACCGGATATAACGCCAGGTTTCGATATATTTTTCCGGCGTATTACCGTTGACTTTCCCACACCAGGGATACCAGTTACCATTCATTTCATGCATCGGTCTAAAAAAGATCGGGCTTTGAACCTTTTTCAGATCGAGCGCCCAGTTCCAGATATAACCATCATATTTCCCGCTCAGTATAGCTGAGAGGGAATATTCCGGTTGATCCTCAGGCCTTTTTTCGTCAGACAATTTCTCTGGCCACCAGGGCTCCCAGGTTATTATGGGAACAAATCCACACTGTATGACCTTATTAATTCCTGCAAGATCCGGCCTTCCGTTTCCAGGCCCCCATGCTGTATAAAAAGAGAGGATCTGAATATTCTTCTCCAATACCAATTGATATTCAAGGGCCTTATGTGGAGCAGAATGTAAATTATCCGGAAGATAAAGCCCCAGCCATGGTCCTGCAGCTTTAATTTCCAATGAGATTCTCTTTAACAACCTTCTCATGCGCCTGGACAGAATGTCCGACTGGTTCAGGAATTGGTCTGATTACCGGAATGTCCGGTTTTTCCAGGCTCCCCGTTCTCAGAACCTTAAGATGGAGCCTGCTAAAAAACTGATCCCTTCCAGCCGTATCCCAGAAAGTAAAAAATATAAGGACGGTAAGAGAAAGTATAACCGTAAAGCTCAGCTCCTTCGTCTGATAGAGGAAAGAAGGTGATCGTAACTCTTTTGACGTATCCTCATCCGGCCACTTATGTGTTCTAACCGCCGCCAGACAAATTCCGCTCATGGTCCATATAGACCAGACTGCCCAGACAGAATTCAGCAGGTAAAAATCCCACCCTATATTTCGGGCAAAGAACCCATAACCAATTGAGAATAAAGCAAGAAGAATGACCCCCAATTGAGGAATCAACGTTATCCAGGGAGTTTTGGATTTTGCTGGTCCAATGTGCTTGTCATTC
Protein-coding sequences here:
- the bcsS gene encoding cellulose biosynthesis protein BcsS → MRRETTFIVRQIRAVLRGILCGSILATCFCCPFVFAAGFSTFAGGEIDGRGQGFSYMGMDMTQSINKTISFSGRIVPSFLTYKYYSGDRLIKANSPGISPAAGIKLLWGQSMIGFFGGVEFRNTTLNPDDQSASVRGSSVAGTLQGEYDTWFSSRTSLNASASFSGTSNFVYERLRIKQQITNLDFNKMYTLNAGVEQFYGRNSDFHQEGGGLILELFQISWRTSVAVRSGLKRDSTFGSGAYGGLEIYKGF
- a CDS encoding PEP-CTERM sorting domain-containing protein yields the protein MFRIYQKIILIVMTSFLSTGMATGLAFGNLITLTLDAKEDAGIFPGQAAYLRFVAENDVNNVLLTVLPSTNLPFTSASYHDYAFNQGLSNWLIESAGNIWSSDQIIGESLTGLQAGIYRMSPSGGAYQYDSFGWSPDTDDQKWRWEMHIQAINGLNINDYILGSTNPFDTTDAAFNAASGSFLDVHMDEGGSLRFWIWDDNSIDNTGSLSVKVTAIPEPATILLLSLGLATIAGIRKYS